From Carcharodon carcharias isolate sCarCar2 chromosome 36, sCarCar2.pri, whole genome shotgun sequence, a single genomic window includes:
- the LOC121272911 gene encoding pleckstrin homology domain-containing family O member 1-like has protein sequence MMKKTLPNKRGTQEGNQPPGQPEKCGWIRKYCGRGIFREIWKNRYVILKTDQLYISEREVKDEKKVPDKFDLTDYEKCEELRKSKSRSKKNHSKFTLVRNKQPGNTVPNLVFLAVSPEEKESWINVLSSALSRAKNRVLDEVTVDEESFLAHPTRDRVKIQHTRRPPTRGHLMAVASTSTSDGMLTLDLIQEEDTALDHHGTCAESFCTNQLGTSHPKSNYETSTKTVEKGDMVTEKELFSRSGNLQKKGDGRQRESATSLDREGASSPKIPKKLPFAELNKCASEEILSRAGSVHRSALRKGFETQSSSMEQEQLGQVRELIALKLERTQQLLLEAGNHGSRKRQNRDSSGKSDGQSALYETERLLTEALTNWTQAKQVLEEIKELRDLCKQSARMHIEPALTAGSQPPSRRSLM, from the exons ATGATGAAGAAGACACTGCCGAATAAGAGG GGCACCCAGGAAGGGAATCAGCCGCCTGGCCAACCCGAGAAGTGTGGCTGGATTCGGAAATACTGCGGGAGAGGAATATTTCGGGAAATCTGGAAAAACCGCTACGTGATCTTAAAGACAGATCAGCTATACATCTCAGAGAGAGAG GTGAAAGATGAGAAGAAGGTTCCAGATAAGTTCGACCTGACAGACTATGAGAAATGCGAAGAACTGCGCAAATCGAAAAGCCGGAGCAAGAAAAAccacagcaagttcacactggtcCGCAACAAACAGCCCGGTAACACG GTACCAAATCTGGTCTTCCTGGCAGTGAGTCCTGAGGAGAAGGAATCATGGATTAATGTTCTGAGCAGCGCGCTCAGCCGAGCAAAGAACCGCGTCCTTGATGAG GTGACCGTTGATGAAGAAAGCTTTCTTGCCCACCCGACTCGAGACCGAGTGAAAATCCAGCACACCCGCCGGCCACCCACTCGCGGCCACCTGATGGCAGTG GCTTCTACCTCCACATCCGATGGCATGCTGACCCTCGACCTGATCCAGGAAGAAGATACAGCCCTGGACCATCATGGAACTTGTGCAGAGAGTTTCTGCACCAATCAGCTTGGTACCAGCCACCCCAAATCGAACTATGAAACCTCCACCAAAACCGTGGAGAAGGGAGACATGGTAACAGAGAAGGAGCTCTTCTCCCGGAGTGGCAACCTACAGAAGAAAGGAGACGGTCGGCAGAGGGAATCAGCCACCTCTCTGGATCGGGAAGGGGCCTCCTCGCCAAAGATCCCAAAGAAACTACCCTTTGCGGAGCTAAACAAGTGCGCGTCAGAGGAAATCCTGTCCCGAGCAGGATCTGTGCACAGGTCTGCATTACGGAAAGGGTTTGAGACCCAATCAAGCAGTATGGAGCAGGAGCAGTTGGGGCAGGTCAGGGAACTCATTGCACTGAAACTGGAGAGAACTCAGCAGCTGTTGCTGGAGGCTGGCAACCACGGGAGCCGGAAAAGGCAGAACAGAGACTCCTCAGGGAAATCAGATGGCCAGAGCGCCCTCTATGAGACGGAGCGGCTACTCACTGAGGCTCTGACCAACTGGACCCAAGCCAAGCAGGTTCTGGAGGAGATCAAGGAACTGAGGGACCTCTGCAAGCAGTCAGCTCGAATGCACATTGAGCCAGCACTGACAGCAGGCAGCCAACCTCCATCCAGGAGGAGTCTGATGTGA